The following are encoded together in the Bradymonas sediminis genome:
- a CDS encoding nucleoside permease, whose amino-acid sequence MNIKHRLTILHFLQFFIWGAWLISAGGYMFVTLGFEGVQIGAVYAAMGITSLFMPGLTGIIADRWVNAERVLGACHLIGAAALVGASMVTEYSIFYTLMFIHLMAFMPTIALSNAVSYSLLEKAGLDVTEAFPPIRVWGTVGFILAMWSVDFMGWTKSPNQFLIAAGAAALLGLYSFLLPQTKPVGVDASKGWVTAMGLDAFVLFKEKRMAVFFIFSMLLGAALQITNAFGGPFLDSFSTVYPDSFGVQHPNLLLSISQISETLFILTIPFFLKRFGIKKIMVMSMLAWVARFALFGIGDPAGGLVFLILSMVVYGMAFDFFNISGSIFIEQEADPKMRASAQGLFMIMTNGFGALIGGVASGWVVDLYTTDGVSDWSTIWFVFAGYALLLAIVFPFVFHYKHKPEELADVAH is encoded by the coding sequence ATGAATATCAAACATCGTCTTACTATCCTGCATTTTCTCCAATTCTTTATCTGGGGTGCCTGGCTGATCTCGGCGGGCGGTTATATGTTCGTCACCCTCGGATTTGAGGGCGTTCAGATCGGCGCGGTCTACGCGGCGATGGGCATCACCTCGCTCTTTATGCCCGGGCTCACCGGCATCATCGCCGACCGCTGGGTCAACGCGGAGCGAGTCCTGGGCGCCTGCCATCTTATCGGCGCGGCCGCGCTGGTCGGGGCCTCGATGGTCACCGAATACTCGATCTTCTACACGCTGATGTTCATCCACCTGATGGCGTTTATGCCCACCATCGCGCTGAGCAACGCGGTCTCCTATAGCTTGCTCGAAAAGGCAGGCCTCGACGTGACCGAGGCGTTCCCGCCGATTCGCGTGTGGGGCACCGTCGGCTTTATCCTGGCGATGTGGTCGGTGGACTTCATGGGCTGGACCAAGAGCCCGAACCAATTCCTGATCGCGGCGGGCGCGGCGGCTCTATTGGGCCTGTACTCCTTCCTCTTGCCCCAGACCAAACCGGTTGGCGTCGACGCCAGCAAGGGCTGGGTCACGGCGATGGGCCTGGACGCCTTCGTGCTCTTTAAAGAGAAGCGCATGGCGGTCTTCTTCATCTTCTCGATGCTCTTGGGCGCCGCCCTGCAGATCACCAACGCCTTCGGCGGCCCGTTCCTCGACAGCTTCAGCACGGTCTACCCGGACTCCTTCGGCGTCCAGCACCCGAACCTCTTGCTGTCCATCTCGCAGATCTCGGAGACCCTCTTCATCCTGACCATCCCCTTCTTCCTAAAACGCTTCGGCATCAAGAAGATCATGGTCATGAGCATGCTCGCCTGGGTCGCGCGCTTCGCCCTGTTCGGCATCGGCGACCCCGCCGGCGGCCTGGTCTTCCTCATCCTGTCGATGGTCGTCTACGGCATGGCGTTCGACTTCTTCAATATCTCCGGCTCCATCTTCATCGAGCAGGAAGCCGACCCCAAGATGCGCGCCAGCGCCCAGGGTCTGTTCATGATCATGACCAACGGCTTCGGCGCGCTCATCGGCGGCGTCGCCAGTGGTTGGGTCGTCGACCTCTACACCACCGACGGCGTCAGCGACTGGTCAACCATCTGGTTCGTCTTCGCCGGCTACGCCCTGCTCCTGGCCATCGTCTTCCCGTTTGTGTTCCATTATAAGCATAAGCCTGAGGAGTTGGCCGACGTCGCCCACTGA
- a CDS encoding formimidoylglutamate deiminase → MAPRIIQNTCPGWRHEAPKTHAPDDATKHPKHTHHSPMKTLYAARYLLDDSQPTAAWIENGHLAVDDAKILGVFGPEAPQQPEFNDFTRVDLGNVAVVPGLVNAHSHAFQRGIRGKTEYLVPGREAEDFWTWRQAMYAAALGYEADKVQQVSKLAFMEMALSGISTVGEFHYLHHQPDGQPYADPNELANRVIAAAKEVGIRIALLRVGYNRAGFGRAAEDEQRRFVEDDVDTYLARLGDLRTRWQDDPLVTVGLAPHSIRAVPENWLRAMGEYAAAEDLALHIHACEQRREIDESLAEYGRAPIAALAEMGLLSERLSIVHGTHLADAEYDLLADARPSIVACPTTERNLGDGFLPAKKLVERGVPICLGSDSHTNIDLWEEMRLVEYHERLRYEKRNVLASAKTPRTADVLWPMGAQNGARALRIPAGTFAPGNHADFVAVDLEHITLLGSDADSLLPNMILSMTPGAVRDVFVGGEKIVEGGRLTRLPSRGKTI, encoded by the coding sequence ATGGCGCCACGAATCATCCAAAACACATGCCCCGGATGGCGCCACGAAGCACCCAAAACACACGCCCCGGATGACGCCACCAAACACCCAAAACACACCCACCATTCACCCATGAAAACCCTCTACGCCGCCCGCTATCTCCTCGACGACTCCCAACCGACCGCCGCCTGGATCGAAAACGGCCACCTCGCCGTCGATGACGCGAAAATCCTCGGCGTTTTTGGCCCCGAAGCGCCTCAACAACCCGAGTTCAATGATTTTACGCGTGTCGACCTGGGCAATGTAGCGGTGGTGCCGGGGCTTGTGAACGCGCATAGCCATGCGTTTCAGCGCGGGATTCGCGGGAAGACCGAGTATCTGGTGCCCGGGCGCGAGGCCGAGGATTTTTGGACCTGGCGCCAGGCGATGTACGCGGCGGCGCTGGGGTACGAGGCTGACAAGGTGCAGCAGGTATCAAAGCTCGCGTTTATGGAGATGGCCTTGAGCGGCATCTCCACCGTGGGCGAGTTTCATTATCTGCATCACCAACCCGATGGGCAGCCTTACGCCGACCCCAACGAGCTCGCCAATCGCGTGATCGCCGCGGCCAAAGAAGTCGGCATTCGCATCGCGCTGCTGCGCGTGGGCTACAATCGCGCGGGCTTTGGCCGCGCGGCCGAAGACGAGCAGCGCCGCTTCGTCGAAGACGACGTCGACACCTACCTGGCGCGGCTCGGCGACCTGCGAACCCGCTGGCAGGACGACCCGCTGGTGACCGTGGGGCTCGCGCCGCATAGCATCCGCGCGGTGCCCGAAAATTGGCTGCGCGCCATGGGCGAATATGCCGCCGCCGAGGACCTCGCGCTCCACATCCATGCCTGCGAGCAGCGCCGTGAGATCGACGAAAGCCTCGCCGAATACGGCCGCGCGCCCATCGCCGCACTGGCCGAAATGGGCCTGCTCAGCGAGCGCCTGAGCATCGTGCATGGCACCCACCTGGCCGACGCCGAATACGATCTTCTGGCCGACGCGCGCCCCAGCATCGTGGCGTGTCCGACGACCGAGCGAAACCTCGGAGACGGATTCTTACCCGCTAAAAAGCTCGTCGAGCGCGGCGTGCCGATCTGCCTGGGCAGCGATAGCCACACCAATATCGACCTGTGGGAAGAGATGCGCCTGGTCGAATATCACGAGCGGCTGCGCTACGAAAAACGCAACGTCCTCGCCTCGGCCAAGACGCCCCGCACGGCGGACGTCCTATGGCCGATGGGCGCCCAAAACGGCGCGCGCGCCCTGCGCATCCCGGCGGGAACATTCGCCCCCGGCAACCACGCGGACTTCGTCGCGGTCGACCTCGAGCATATCACCCTGCTCGGGTCGGACGCCGACAGCCTGCTCCCCAATATGATTTTGTCGATGACGCCCGGCGCGGTGCGCGACGTCTTTGTGGGCGGCGAGAAGATCGTGGAAGGCGGACGCCTTACTCGCCTTCCTTCTCGCGGAAAAACAATTTAA
- a CDS encoding PEGA domain-containing protein, whose protein sequence is MTRIIGLFLLSASVLLMGTPVAAQSQGRRGTNQQRVKKYDPAVLVVVANFGKAKVTVNGLAYPEYAGESEEPGMVLPAGGPYRVEVSFDGNLKTYSIYLKAYETRYLMVDLTGFNGTKAVAAAPRPTAAPTPPPKADEGNNEMGRVTVYSKPGGKILVDGKDSGEASPGTVEVEPGRHEVAVRFDSGNDSERKVVRVRKGSRIKLFFREKEGE, encoded by the coding sequence ATGACGCGGATAATTGGATTATTTTTATTGAGCGCCAGCGTACTCCTGATGGGGACGCCGGTCGCCGCGCAGTCGCAGGGCCGACGCGGGACGAACCAGCAGCGCGTGAAGAAATACGACCCGGCCGTGCTGGTGGTCGTGGCGAATTTCGGCAAGGCCAAGGTCACGGTCAACGGCCTGGCGTACCCCGAGTACGCCGGGGAGTCGGAGGAGCCGGGCATGGTGCTGCCGGCCGGCGGCCCCTACCGCGTGGAGGTTTCCTTCGACGGGAATCTCAAGACCTATAGCATCTATTTGAAGGCCTATGAGACCCGCTATTTGATGGTGGATCTGACCGGCTTTAACGGCACCAAAGCGGTGGCCGCCGCGCCGCGCCCGACGGCCGCGCCCACGCCGCCCCCGAAGGCCGACGAGGGCAACAACGAGATGGGCCGCGTGACGGTATATTCAAAGCCCGGCGGGAAAATCTTGGTGGACGGCAAAGACAGCGGCGAAGCCTCGCCGGGCACGGTCGAGGTCGAGCCGGGACGCCACGAGGTGGCGGTGCGCTTTGACAGCGGCAATGACTCGGAGCGCAAGGTCGTGCGTGTGCGCAAGGGCTCGCGAATTAAATTGTTTTTCCGCGAGAAGGAAGGCGAGTAA
- a CDS encoding AAA family ATPase, whose translation MKFHRIQIENINSLYGPNEIDIDRDFDGVPLFLIMGPTGSGKTTILDAICLALFGATPRQPTGRGIGGSSGIASRVNSVGTWQSKSVVEFSLFDAHQGVRTYYRASWLFERANQEPDGTPKTPKRVLEKRRADGRWTDKPLTSSDKEKEFQPAFDDVLDGMALDHFLRSVMLAQGDFAALLSADKKEKIAILDRITDTSAYQKVGVLAYERMKEEHALFKELESKIEGVEDVSEDVLATERARLSQAQDDARRLERCQNTALERLDWLKADAALNAAAERAGEALKVAEAEREARADEMARVELHDQASPARDAILELARLNKEQSLNQAKLPTLLEAVQNSKVELEAAQAAEATAQQNLQAAEAAFEAQKPKLAAAKNAQTAQETAKADVERAAEKVQACEAKRVEVKALFDQATQAFEGAQQKQKQLADEIEKTAEHAIIAEKLPHLQAGYDRLNDKRAQAASERQKQDEFRGLVETKSAALESLDAKVAAQKSKAEPLRKAVDDAHQVLENLLGDADDARMRRDEILAEDRRLEKRQVALEALLDKVDERRKKRTMRDSFEDFYQSEMKGISGIDAELATLGAQRAENDEELAENAAALTAIGRSLLANELRQNLEHGQDCPVCGSLEHPKKSGHGEDWASEQESADLAEQARLNAARASLVERGEALAKQEKSLKERKDTLVPSVTEAQTRLNMTVEEITKLDAVIAQIEADAGLEPRISHLEFAQFESEYEALMSALRLKREQLEAKKDKLDDAENDLAAAKLSFDALDKTLKGFEQEQRDAQKELELARERLASVVDAIQSTEAQTETLRQNCCELFAQIGVDIGQDAEGRYLFDAGFETATARRDAWDKNQAALERVKEETREAEKSLHQYQGDLKNAQEQLKERQAELQAYRLKLEAADKALAEHLAPFDGKKPAEVEAFHEDMIKAARALHARRAEARQQVAIAVENAQSAHANTQDALKAIAEKLGETQSELDEIIEEIAANNPALSTIDAVQDALLADEEYRALKELYDGIRRRLRDAQRDVERVASEQEAHQAKCPEDFEASLYSVEVLEQVHQQLKEAVRDKNTAVGRLDVIVEGIAKQLAELGKYREQRDAQKLRYDGWKELNELIGTSTGDKFKEFAQALHLGRIVARANLHLQRLRPRYVLDTQLGKGNLPTLDFEIIDKENADQRRSLSSLSGGETFLVSLALALALADQQRIRVPMETLFLDEGFGTLDRESLQQAMETLQHLHASIGRTVVVISHVEALKDKIAHQIVVTRELPNRSKVVVPALV comes from the coding sequence ATGAAATTTCATCGCATTCAAATTGAAAATATCAACTCGCTTTATGGCCCCAATGAGATCGATATCGACCGGGATTTCGACGGGGTGCCCCTCTTCTTAATCATGGGCCCGACCGGCTCGGGCAAGACCACCATCCTGGACGCGATTTGCCTGGCGCTTTTCGGGGCAACGCCGCGCCAACCGACGGGGCGTGGGATTGGCGGGTCGTCTGGCATCGCAAGTCGGGTCAATTCGGTGGGAACCTGGCAATCAAAGTCAGTGGTCGAATTTAGCCTCTTCGACGCCCATCAGGGCGTGCGCACGTATTATCGGGCCAGTTGGCTATTCGAGCGGGCGAATCAGGAGCCGGACGGCACCCCGAAGACGCCTAAGCGGGTCCTGGAAAAACGCCGGGCCGATGGCCGTTGGACCGACAAGCCGCTGACCTCCTCCGATAAGGAAAAGGAGTTTCAGCCCGCGTTTGACGATGTCCTCGACGGCATGGCCCTCGACCATTTTCTGCGCAGCGTGATGCTCGCTCAGGGGGACTTCGCCGCGCTGCTGAGCGCCGACAAAAAAGAGAAGATCGCGATCCTGGACCGCATCACCGACACCTCCGCCTACCAAAAGGTCGGCGTGTTGGCCTACGAGCGCATGAAAGAAGAGCACGCGTTATTTAAGGAGTTGGAGAGTAAAATTGAGGGCGTCGAAGACGTCTCCGAGGACGTGCTGGCGACTGAACGCGCCAGGCTGTCGCAAGCTCAAGACGACGCGCGCCGGCTGGAGCGCTGTCAGAATACGGCGCTTGAGCGCCTCGATTGGTTGAAGGCCGACGCGGCGCTTAACGCCGCTGCTGAGCGCGCTGGCGAGGCGCTGAAGGTCGCCGAGGCGGAGCGTGAGGCGCGCGCCGACGAGATGGCGCGGGTTGAATTGCACGACCAGGCCAGCCCGGCGCGCGACGCGATTCTTGAGTTGGCGCGCCTCAATAAGGAGCAATCGCTCAATCAAGCCAAGCTGCCGACGCTTTTAGAGGCGGTTCAGAACAGCAAAGTTGAGCTTGAGGCGGCCCAGGCGGCCGAGGCCACGGCCCAGCAGAATCTTCAGGCCGCCGAGGCCGCGTTTGAGGCACAAAAGCCGAAGCTGGCGGCGGCCAAAAATGCGCAGACGGCCCAGGAAACCGCGAAGGCCGATGTCGAGCGGGCGGCCGAGAAAGTGCAGGCATGTGAGGCCAAACGCGTCGAGGTTAAAGCGCTCTTCGACCAGGCCACACAAGCCTTTGAGGGCGCTCAGCAAAAGCAAAAGCAGCTCGCCGACGAGATCGAGAAGACCGCCGAGCACGCGATTATCGCCGAGAAATTGCCGCACCTTCAGGCCGGTTATGACCGGCTGAATGACAAGCGCGCGCAGGCCGCCAGCGAGCGCCAAAAGCAGGATGAGTTTCGCGGATTGGTCGAGACGAAGTCCGCGGCGTTGGAGTCGCTCGATGCCAAGGTTGCCGCCCAAAAATCGAAGGCGGAGCCTCTTCGGAAGGCGGTAGACGACGCGCATCAAGTGCTCGAGAATCTGCTCGGCGACGCCGATGACGCGCGCATGCGCCGCGATGAGATTCTGGCCGAAGACCGCCGCCTGGAGAAACGCCAAGTCGCGCTCGAGGCGCTGCTCGATAAGGTGGATGAGCGGCGCAAGAAAAGGACGATGCGTGATTCCTTCGAGGACTTCTATCAGTCCGAAATGAAAGGCATTTCTGGGATAGATGCTGAACTTGCAACGCTCGGCGCCCAGCGCGCCGAGAATGACGAAGAGCTCGCCGAGAACGCCGCCGCGCTGACCGCGATTGGCCGCAGCCTATTGGCCAACGAGCTGCGCCAAAATCTTGAGCATGGCCAGGATTGCCCGGTCTGCGGGAGCCTTGAACACCCCAAAAAATCGGGCCATGGCGAAGATTGGGCGAGCGAGCAGGAGTCGGCCGATCTGGCCGAACAGGCGCGCCTCAACGCGGCGCGCGCGAGCCTCGTCGAGCGCGGCGAAGCGCTCGCCAAACAAGAAAAATCGCTGAAAGAGAGAAAAGACACGCTTGTGCCGAGCGTCACCGAGGCGCAGACCCGCCTGAATATGACGGTCGAGGAGATCACAAAGCTCGACGCGGTGATCGCGCAAATCGAGGCTGACGCGGGGCTGGAGCCGCGGATCTCGCACCTGGAATTCGCGCAATTCGAGAGCGAATATGAGGCCCTCATGAGCGCGCTGCGGCTAAAGCGCGAGCAATTAGAGGCGAAGAAAGACAAGCTCGACGACGCGGAGAATGACCTCGCGGCCGCGAAGCTATCCTTCGACGCGCTCGACAAGACGCTGAAGGGCTTTGAGCAGGAGCAACGCGACGCGCAGAAGGAGCTGGAGTTGGCGCGCGAGCGCCTCGCGTCGGTCGTCGACGCGATCCAAAGCACCGAAGCTCAGACCGAAACGCTTCGCCAAAATTGCTGCGAGTTATTCGCGCAGATTGGCGTCGATATCGGGCAGGATGCCGAGGGGCGCTATCTTTTCGACGCCGGTTTTGAGACGGCCACCGCCCGGCGCGACGCCTGGGATAAAAATCAGGCGGCGCTTGAGCGCGTCAAAGAAGAGACCCGCGAGGCTGAAAAGAGCCTGCATCAATATCAGGGCGACCTTAAAAACGCCCAGGAGCAGCTTAAGGAAAGGCAGGCCGAACTGCAGGCATATCGCCTCAAGCTCGAGGCCGCCGACAAGGCCCTCGCCGAACACCTCGCGCCCTTTGATGGCAAAAAGCCCGCCGAGGTTGAGGCGTTTCATGAAGACATGATCAAAGCCGCGCGGGCGCTTCACGCCCGGCGGGCTGAGGCTCGCCAGCAGGTCGCGATCGCGGTCGAGAATGCGCAGAGCGCGCACGCAAATACCCAAGATGCGCTCAAGGCGATCGCCGAGAAGTTGGGCGAGACGCAGTCCGAACTCGATGAAATTATTGAGGAAATTGCGGCGAATAATCCGGCCCTCTCCACGATCGACGCGGTCCAGGACGCGCTGCTCGCCGATGAGGAGTACCGGGCGCTCAAGGAGCTATATGACGGGATTCGGCGTCGGCTGCGTGACGCCCAGAGGGACGTCGAACGCGTCGCCAGCGAGCAAGAGGCGCACCAGGCCAAATGCCCCGAGGATTTTGAGGCATCGCTCTATTCGGTCGAGGTTTTGGAGCAGGTCCACCAGCAGCTAAAGGAGGCGGTGCGCGACAAAAATACCGCCGTCGGCCGCTTGGATGTGATCGTGGAGGGCATCGCGAAGCAATTGGCTGAGTTGGGCAAATATCGAGAGCAGCGCGATGCTCAGAAGTTGCGCTATGACGGTTGGAAGGAGCTCAATGAGCTGATCGGTACGTCGACTGGCGACAAATTTAAGGAATTTGCCCAGGCCTTGCACCTGGGCCGGATTGTCGCGCGCGCCAATCTGCATTTGCAGCGGTTGCGACCGCGCTATGTGCTCGACACGCAGCTTGGAAAGGGGAATCTGCCGACGCTTGATTTCGAGATTATTGATAAGGAGAACGCCGACCAGCGTCGTTCGTTGAGCAGCCTGTCGGGCGGCGAGACGTTTTTGGTCTCGCTGGCGCTCGCGCTGGCGCTGGCCGACCAGCAGCGGATTCGGGTGCCGATGGAGACGCTCTTTTTGGACGAGGGTTTCGGCACGCTGGACCGCGAATCCCTGCAGCAGGCGATGGAGACCTTGCAACATCTGCACGCGAGTATTGGGCGAACGGTGGTGGTCATCAGCCACGTCGAGGCGCTCAAAGATAAGATTGCCCACCAGATCGTCGTGACGCGCGAGCTGCCAAATCGCTCGAAGGTCGTGGTGCCCGCGTTGGTTTAG
- a CDS encoding metallophosphoesterase family protein has protein sequence MRFLHTSDWHLGVSLNQIDCQPEQERFLKWLVDTLTEREIDVLVIAGDIFHYSNPSNAARKLYFEFLRDCTAIETLRSVVVVGGNHDSASGLEAPRELLQLFDMHVVGALAYDETQWADQCLVPITGASGEVELVVAAVPYVQEKHLGVRMGDGGQTELRAQYTAAFQKLYSDLAGEAEARWPGAQLIATGHMTVYENAKKDAQKGDFHSAIHRTQVRDAAQLAQEVADAQAPEYLRTVGTIEAMGPKIFDPRFRYIALGHIHRPFPVGARHIRYSGTPIATSVDERAPSRQVILVEFDAEDPANPLDIQPISVPCWREVFKLEGNRSELSEALRGLKAEADAPAAVFLTVLLEQSDIVGVSHLDHFQKILKENHPSGRVPIIAEITQRFATRAELQADGGEPMPTLAPIEELTMSDVFAALYQQKNGTDQPPPPRLLEKFSEVHQLFLDSDESTQGEQ, from the coding sequence GTGCGTTTTTTACATACCTCCGACTGGCATCTTGGCGTCTCGCTCAATCAAATTGATTGCCAACCCGAGCAAGAGCGTTTTCTGAAATGGTTGGTCGACACGCTCACCGAGCGCGAGATCGACGTGCTCGTGATCGCCGGCGATATCTTCCACTATTCGAACCCCTCCAACGCCGCGCGCAAGCTGTATTTCGAGTTCCTGCGCGATTGCACCGCGATCGAGACGCTGCGCTCGGTGGTGGTCGTGGGCGGAAACCACGACTCCGCTTCCGGGCTGGAGGCGCCGCGCGAATTGCTCCAACTCTTTGATATGCACGTTGTCGGCGCGCTTGCGTACGACGAGACCCAATGGGCCGACCAATGTCTGGTGCCGATTACCGGTGCCAGCGGCGAGGTGGAGTTGGTGGTCGCGGCGGTGCCCTATGTGCAGGAGAAGCACCTGGGCGTGCGAATGGGGGACGGTGGGCAGACGGAGTTGCGCGCGCAATATACCGCGGCCTTCCAAAAGCTCTATAGCGACCTGGCCGGCGAGGCCGAGGCCCGCTGGCCGGGGGCGCAGCTTATCGCGACCGGGCATATGACGGTCTACGAGAACGCGAAAAAAGACGCGCAAAAGGGTGACTTTCACAGCGCGATTCACCGCACGCAGGTGCGCGATGCCGCGCAGCTTGCTCAGGAGGTCGCCGACGCCCAGGCGCCCGAGTATCTGCGCACCGTTGGGACCATCGAGGCGATGGGGCCGAAGATCTTTGACCCGCGCTTTCGCTATATCGCGCTCGGCCATATCCACCGACCCTTTCCCGTCGGGGCGCGCCACATCCGCTATAGCGGCACGCCGATCGCCACCAGCGTCGACGAGCGCGCGCCGAGCCGCCAGGTGATCCTGGTGGAGTTCGACGCCGAAGACCCGGCGAACCCGCTCGATATTCAGCCCATCAGCGTGCCCTGCTGGCGCGAGGTCTTTAAATTGGAGGGAAATCGCAGCGAACTCAGCGAAGCGCTCAGGGGGCTAAAGGCCGAGGCGGACGCGCCCGCGGCGGTCTTTTTGACGGTCTTGCTTGAGCAAAGCGATATCGTGGGCGTGAGTCATCTCGACCATTTCCAGAAGATCCTCAAAGAGAATCATCCATCTGGAAGGGTGCCGATTATCGCGGAGATTACGCAGCGCTTCGCGACGCGCGCAGAGCTTCAGGCCGACGGCGGTGAGCCGATGCCGACGCTTGCGCCCATCGAAGAATTGACGATGTCGGATGTATTCGCGGCGCTCTATCAGCAAAAAAACGGCACGGATCAACCCCCACCGCCCAGGCTGCTCGAGAAGTTTAGCGAGGTCCATCAGCTATTCCTGGACTCCGACGAATCCACGCAGGGGGAACAATGA
- a CDS encoding TerC/Alx family metal homeostasis membrane protein, which yields MDNFLEYVTNPDIRHWVVFVVVLSILLFIDLFSHRDDKHETRKNAIAWSIVWIGVGLAFSGYVWWEHGGIKAQEYIAAYLIEKALSVDNLFVFLLIFGSLKIPKENQRRVLSWGIFGALIFRGLFIWLGVAALQQWSWMTYVLAGILALGAIKAFFEDPNAEHEDSKLVAWLSNHIPITDKLHGHDFFAKVAGKWVATPLFVALIAIELTDVLFAIDSVPAALSVSDDPYLVYASNAFAILGLRSLYIAMSHVLDDLEYLHYGLALVLFFAAIKIGFHEQLPISPAVSIGVIILMIGGSVLASLMWPSKAALANRAARAEEDAE from the coding sequence ATGGACAACTTTTTAGAATACGTGACGAATCCCGATATCCGCCACTGGGTTGTGTTTGTGGTGGTGCTGTCGATTTTGCTTTTTATCGACCTATTCTCCCATCGCGACGACAAGCACGAGACGCGAAAAAACGCGATCGCCTGGAGTATTGTCTGGATCGGCGTCGGCCTGGCGTTCTCCGGCTATGTCTGGTGGGAACACGGTGGCATTAAGGCGCAGGAATATATCGCCGCGTATCTTATCGAGAAGGCGTTGAGCGTCGATAACCTCTTCGTATTCCTATTGATCTTCGGAAGCCTGAAGATCCCCAAAGAAAACCAGCGACGGGTGTTGTCCTGGGGGATTTTCGGGGCGCTTATCTTCCGTGGACTCTTTATCTGGCTGGGCGTCGCCGCCTTGCAGCAGTGGTCCTGGATGACCTATGTGCTCGCCGGTATCCTCGCCCTGGGCGCGATTAAGGCGTTCTTCGAGGACCCGAACGCCGAGCACGAGGACAGCAAGCTCGTCGCCTGGTTGTCGAACCATATCCCGATTACGGATAAGCTCCACGGCCACGACTTCTTCGCCAAGGTGGCCGGGAAATGGGTCGCCACGCCGCTATTTGTGGCGCTGATCGCGATTGAGCTGACCGACGTTCTCTTCGCCATCGACTCGGTGCCCGCGGCGCTGTCGGTCAGTGATGACCCCTACCTGGTCTATGCGTCTAACGCCTTCGCTATCCTTGGTCTGCGCTCGCTCTATATCGCGATGAGCCACGTGCTCGACGACCTTGAGTACCTGCACTACGGTCTGGCGTTGGTGCTCTTCTTTGCGGCGATCAAGATCGGTTTTCACGAGCAATTGCCGATTTCTCCGGCGGTGTCGATCGGCGTGATCATCTTGATGATCGGCGGGTCGGTGCTGGCGAGTTTGATGTGGCCGAGCAAGGCCGCCTTGGCGAATCGAGCGGCCCGGGCCGAAGAAGACGCAGAATAA